In Rathayibacter sp. VKM Ac-2762, one DNA window encodes the following:
- a CDS encoding alpha/beta hydrolase, whose protein sequence is MREPTRSPRRVAAVLAALALLLSGCASTTPVSEPVAQALGAAPAPDWSGVSVTADVVYDASTGQSVDVCSSPAPSAEPRPAVLVVHGGSWARGGKADANWRPICQWLGSEGFVAVSVDYRLAPAAVFPAQLDDVTAALDWLLEPEQTARFGIDPERVAAFGGSAGGNLASLLGTLPATSSRLAAVVDLSGPSDLSAAGLADDDPVVGVAAAVRSYLDCADLASCPAATAASPLAQVDGSEPPFLIAHAAHERVALSQSTRFAEALRGAGSSVDLLVLPGSLHSIALLDDALRARVVEFLRAHMGS, encoded by the coding sequence ATGCGCGAGCCCACCCGATCCCCGCGACGCGTCGCCGCGGTCCTGGCCGCCCTCGCACTGCTCCTCTCGGGCTGCGCGAGCACCACTCCCGTCTCGGAGCCGGTGGCGCAGGCGCTCGGAGCGGCACCCGCACCCGACTGGTCCGGCGTGAGCGTGACGGCCGACGTCGTCTACGACGCGAGCACTGGGCAGAGCGTCGACGTCTGCTCCTCCCCTGCCCCGTCGGCGGAGCCGCGGCCCGCCGTCCTCGTCGTGCACGGCGGGAGCTGGGCCCGTGGAGGCAAGGCCGACGCGAACTGGCGTCCGATCTGCCAGTGGCTCGGATCGGAGGGGTTCGTCGCCGTCTCGGTCGACTACCGCCTCGCGCCCGCCGCCGTGTTCCCCGCGCAGCTCGACGACGTGACGGCCGCCCTCGACTGGCTGCTCGAGCCGGAGCAGACCGCGCGCTTCGGCATCGATCCGGAGCGGGTGGCGGCCTTCGGAGGCTCGGCCGGCGGCAACCTCGCCTCTCTGCTCGGCACGCTGCCGGCGACCTCGTCGCGCCTGGCCGCCGTGGTCGACCTGAGCGGCCCCTCCGATCTCAGCGCCGCCGGCCTCGCCGACGACGACCCGGTGGTCGGAGTCGCGGCCGCCGTGCGCAGCTACCTCGACTGCGCGGACCTCGCCTCCTGCCCCGCTGCGACCGCCGCCTCGCCCCTCGCGCAGGTGGACGGCTCCGAGCCGCCGTTCCTCATCGCGCACGCGGCGCACGAACGGGTCGCGCTCAGCCAGTCGACCCGCTTCGCCGAGGCGCTGCGCGGAGCGGGGTCGAGCGTCGACCTCCTCGTCCTCCCCGGCTCGCTGCACTCGATCGCGCTGCTCGACGACGCTCTGCGTGCTCGGGTCGTCGAGTTCCTCCGCGCCCACATGGGCTCGTGA
- a CDS encoding NUDIX domain-containing protein, translating to MATPDFVLRLRERIGTELLWLTGVTAVILREEPALEVLLVRRADTGAWTAVTGIIDPGETVAGTARREAQEEAGVEIEVERLVQVHTLPPMQYPNGDRSQYLDHVVRCHWISGEAHVADDESTEVGWFAPDALPPMSDEHRARIERALSDEPGCSID from the coding sequence ATGGCGACTCCCGACTTCGTGCTGCGGCTGCGCGAGCGGATCGGGACCGAGCTGCTCTGGCTCACCGGCGTGACCGCGGTGATCCTCCGCGAGGAGCCGGCGCTCGAGGTCCTGCTCGTCCGGCGCGCCGACACCGGAGCCTGGACGGCCGTCACCGGGATCATCGACCCGGGCGAGACCGTCGCCGGCACCGCCCGCCGCGAGGCGCAGGAGGAGGCGGGCGTCGAGATCGAGGTCGAGCGCCTCGTGCAGGTGCACACCCTCCCGCCGATGCAGTACCCCAACGGGGACCGCTCGCAGTACCTCGACCACGTGGTGCGCTGCCACTGGATCTCCGGGGAGGCCCACGTCGCGGACGACGAGTCGACCGAGGTCGGCTGGTTCGCGCCCGACGCGCTGCCGCCGATGTCGGACGAGCACCGCGCCCGGATCGAGCGGGCGCTGTCGGACGAGCCGGGCTGCTCGATCGACTGA
- a CDS encoding glycoside hydrolase family 43 protein, whose product MSDGYGYLLVHFVEDRTGHSEKIFLSLSRGDDPLRWRALGPVLEWTGGTGGVRDPHIVRGPRGFHLVATDLRVWRPEGPDWDLYRHRGSRDLVVWDSPDLLEWSEPRAVAVAPEGAGMAWAPESVYDPVSGDFLVHWSSGLAEDGDPATGETGGSRILMSRTRDFRTFTEPETYLRLPGGVIDMMLLIEGTAVHRFAKQHDEAPDTMQVFQQVGSSLLADDFATVARGIGQELGPSIEGPLVFRHHREERWSLWVDQYALRPYGYRAYTSTDPASGRWELAEEFDLPEDTKHGAVLPLTRSEYTALDERHPA is encoded by the coding sequence ATGAGCGACGGGTACGGCTACCTGCTGGTCCACTTCGTGGAGGACCGGACCGGCCACAGCGAGAAGATCTTCCTCTCGCTCAGCCGGGGCGACGATCCGCTGCGCTGGCGGGCGCTCGGGCCGGTGCTGGAGTGGACCGGCGGCACGGGCGGCGTCCGCGACCCCCACATCGTCCGCGGGCCGCGGGGCTTCCACCTCGTCGCCACCGATCTCCGCGTCTGGCGGCCCGAGGGCCCGGACTGGGACCTCTACCGGCACCGGGGGAGCCGCGACCTCGTGGTCTGGGACTCCCCGGACCTCCTCGAGTGGTCCGAGCCGCGCGCGGTCGCCGTCGCTCCCGAGGGCGCGGGCATGGCCTGGGCGCCGGAGTCGGTCTACGACCCGGTCTCGGGCGACTTCCTCGTGCACTGGTCCTCCGGCCTGGCCGAGGACGGCGACCCCGCCACCGGCGAGACGGGCGGCAGCCGCATCCTGATGTCCCGCACGCGCGACTTCCGCACGTTCACCGAGCCCGAGACCTACCTGCGGCTGCCCGGTGGAGTGATCGACATGATGCTGCTGATCGAGGGCACGGCCGTCCACCGCTTCGCCAAGCAGCACGACGAGGCCCCCGACACGATGCAGGTGTTCCAGCAGGTCGGCTCCTCCCTCCTCGCGGACGACTTCGCCACCGTCGCCCGGGGGATCGGGCAGGAGCTCGGCCCGAGCATCGAGGGGCCGCTGGTCTTCCGGCACCACCGCGAGGAGCGCTGGTCGCTCTGGGTCGACCAGTACGCCCTCCGCCCCTACGGCTACCGCGCCTACACGAGCACCGACCCGGCCTCGGGCCGCTGGGAGCTCGCGGAGGAGTTCGACCTGCCCGAGGACACCAAGCACGGAGCGGTCCTCCCGCTCACCCGATCCGAGTACACGGCGCTCGACGAGCGCCACCCCGCCTGA
- a CDS encoding DMT family transporter translates to MTAESTAAVTLPAASAPAPARRLGSGLVAALAASAAFGLGGPFVKPLLEAGWTPASAVLWRAGGAALILAIPALLSLRGRWPVLRRNLGTIALYGVFAVIAAQLCFYSAIEHMSVGVALLIEYLAPVFLVLFAWARTRRHPGRFTLAGSALALGGLVLVLDLSGESTPELVGIAWALTASLGLCVYYVIAGRVDPELPPIALTAGAMTVGAAILLALGALGVTPLRATFGEVVFVGAEVSWLLPAGVILGMSTVLAYLLGIEGGRRLGTRIASFVGLTEVLFSIAAAWLILGELPAPIQFGGGALILAGVVLVRLQREPGTP, encoded by the coding sequence ATGACCGCCGAGAGCACCGCCGCCGTCACCCTCCCCGCCGCGAGCGCGCCCGCGCCTGCACGGCGCCTCGGCTCCGGCCTCGTCGCGGCGCTGGCCGCGTCGGCGGCGTTCGGTCTGGGCGGGCCGTTCGTGAAGCCGCTCCTCGAGGCGGGCTGGACGCCGGCGTCCGCGGTCCTCTGGCGGGCGGGCGGCGCGGCCCTGATCCTCGCGATCCCGGCGCTCCTGTCCCTCCGCGGCCGCTGGCCCGTGCTCCGCCGCAACCTCGGCACGATCGCCCTCTACGGAGTCTTCGCCGTGATCGCCGCGCAGCTCTGCTTCTACAGCGCGATCGAGCACATGTCGGTCGGCGTCGCCCTGCTGATCGAGTACCTCGCGCCGGTGTTCCTCGTCCTCTTCGCCTGGGCGCGCACGCGCCGGCACCCCGGCCGCTTCACCCTCGCCGGCTCCGCGCTCGCGCTCGGCGGCCTGGTGCTCGTGCTCGACCTGTCCGGCGAGTCGACCCCCGAGCTGGTCGGGATCGCCTGGGCGCTGACCGCCTCGCTCGGCCTGTGCGTCTACTACGTCATCGCCGGCCGGGTGGATCCGGAGCTGCCGCCGATCGCGCTCACGGCGGGGGCGATGACGGTCGGCGCCGCGATCCTGCTGGCACTCGGGGCGCTCGGCGTCACACCGCTGCGCGCGACGTTCGGAGAGGTAGTGTTCGTCGGAGCGGAGGTCAGCTGGCTCCTCCCTGCGGGCGTGATCCTCGGCATGTCGACGGTGCTGGCGTATCTGCTCGGGATCGAGGGCGGACGCCGTCTCGGCACGCGGATCGCCTCCTTCGTCGGGCTGACGGAGGTGCTGTTCTCGATCGCGGCCGCGTGGCTGATCCTCGGCGAGCTGCCCGCGCCGATCCAGTTCGGCGGCGGCGCGCTGATCCTCGCGGGGGTCGTCCTGGTCCGTCTGCAGCGCGAGCCCGGCACCCCCTGA
- a CDS encoding GNAT family N-acetyltransferase — MSGVVVRLEDAAGAEGLLAAVPPPHARVLIARIDGAASGVLVLAPGPDDFAEVLELVVASVHRRTGVARRLVAAAESWARVQRIRTLRLAAAPELAAAAEALGFTAIDGFGAHVGDDAVLCFARPV; from the coding sequence GTGAGCGGAGTCGTCGTCCGCCTCGAGGACGCAGCCGGAGCGGAGGGCCTCCTCGCCGCGGTCCCGCCCCCGCACGCCCGCGTCCTGATCGCCCGGATCGACGGGGCGGCGTCCGGCGTGCTGGTGCTCGCTCCCGGCCCGGACGACTTCGCCGAGGTGCTGGAGCTCGTGGTCGCCTCCGTCCACCGGCGCACGGGAGTCGCCCGACGGCTCGTCGCGGCGGCGGAGTCGTGGGCGCGGGTGCAGCGGATCCGCACGCTGCGCCTGGCCGCCGCGCCGGAGCTCGCCGCAGCGGCCGAGGCGCTCGGCTTCACGGCGATCGACGGCTTCGGAGCCCACGTCGGCGACGACGCGGTGCTCTGCTTCGCGCGTCCGGTCTGA
- a CDS encoding Dabb family protein: MTDIRDAAETVGSRWRSGPERATAVLDEIGPERFVARDFRPGTIRHLVLIRFRPTALVAEADEVTRRFLALADECVRDGRPYIESIETGPQLSIEGAGEGFDRAFLLTFSSEGDLHYYLGRPAVEDPAHWDPAHDAFKEFVGPFVDTAGIVAFDFRPEEH, from the coding sequence ATGACGGACATCAGGGATGCGGCCGAGACGGTCGGCTCGCGCTGGCGCAGCGGCCCGGAGCGCGCCACCGCGGTCCTCGACGAGATCGGTCCGGAGCGCTTCGTCGCCCGCGACTTCCGCCCGGGCACGATCCGGCACCTCGTCCTGATCCGCTTCCGCCCGACGGCGCTGGTCGCCGAGGCGGACGAGGTCACCCGCCGCTTCCTCGCCCTGGCCGACGAGTGCGTCCGCGACGGACGTCCCTACATCGAGTCGATCGAGACCGGGCCGCAGCTGAGCATCGAGGGTGCGGGCGAGGGCTTCGACCGCGCGTTCCTGCTGACCTTCTCCTCCGAGGGCGACCTGCACTACTACCTGGGCCGGCCGGCCGTCGAGGACCCCGCGCACTGGGATCCGGCCCACGACGCGTTCAAGGAGTTCGTCGGGCCGTTCGTCGACACGGCCGGCATCGTCGCGTTCGACTTCCGACCCGAAGAGCACTGA
- a CDS encoding CGNR zinc finger domain-containing protein, producing MVFAYDVEASLTSTATLVNTLPELSPSGEDEMATIEQLDDFLLENRYTGSRDGSAEELEAVQAIRSSLRTLWLTRAEEDLVPVVNGMLDSGRALPQLVRHGPYGWHLHATRDESPLATRILVEAAMAFVDVIRGDERERIRVCAAEDCEAVLVDFSRNRSKRYCDTGNCGNRANVAAYRARRASQ from the coding sequence ATGGTGTTCGCCTATGACGTAGAGGCGTCGCTGACCTCCACCGCCACCCTCGTCAACACGCTCCCCGAGCTGTCGCCGTCCGGCGAGGACGAGATGGCGACGATCGAGCAGCTGGACGACTTCCTCCTCGAGAACCGCTACACGGGCAGCCGCGACGGATCGGCCGAGGAGCTGGAGGCCGTGCAGGCGATCCGCTCCTCCCTCCGCACCCTCTGGCTCACGCGCGCCGAGGAGGACCTCGTCCCCGTCGTCAACGGGATGCTCGACTCCGGCCGCGCGCTCCCGCAGCTGGTCCGGCACGGACCCTACGGCTGGCACCTCCACGCGACGCGCGACGAGAGCCCGCTCGCCACTCGCATCCTGGTCGAGGCCGCCATGGCGTTCGTCGACGTGATCCGCGGCGACGAGCGCGAGCGGATCCGCGTCTGCGCGGCGGAGGACTGCGAGGCGGTGCTCGTGGACTTCTCCCGCAACCGCTCGAAGCGCTACTGCGACACGGGCAACTGCGGCAATCGCGCGAACGTGGCCGCGTACCGCGCTCGGCGGGCGTCGCAGTAG
- a CDS encoding PLP-dependent aminotransferase family protein — protein sequence MADVHFGARALQTLLGDWREQRGTRPAYLALADRIRLLGIDGRIPAGSRLPAERELSARLGVSRTTVAAAYRELRDSGYLVSVRGSGSVTRLPGAAVHAVPSLAPDFLDFTKAALPAVPELAEAYTRAAQAAPEHFDSGSYDTVGLPVLRRAIAERYTARGLRTEPGQIMVTIGAQHAIALVARTLLARGDRALIEAPTYPHAYEALRLAGARLVPVNVDGADGWDGEGLIAALRGTSPSLAYLMPDFHNPTGRSMAPELRERAIAAAARQGTLIIADETTAELDIDRRMSPLPFAAYGPEGTVLSIGSVGKTLWGGIRIGWIRAERAVIRKLALARSASDLGTPILEQLLVADMLGRMDGVLELRRSQLRAGRDHLEAALARAIPEWSVPRVSGGLSTWVGLGRPASSQLALAARTAGLLITAGPRFGIDGAFERFLRIPIGYSPEATDRAVEALATAWAQVARHPAADPGYLADVV from the coding sequence ATGGCTGATGTCCACTTCGGCGCGCGCGCCCTGCAGACCCTCCTCGGCGACTGGCGCGAGCAGCGCGGCACCCGGCCCGCCTACCTCGCGCTGGCCGATCGGATCCGCCTCCTCGGGATCGACGGCCGCATTCCCGCGGGTAGCCGCCTGCCCGCCGAGCGCGAGCTCTCGGCCCGCCTCGGCGTCAGCCGCACGACAGTGGCCGCCGCGTACCGCGAGCTGCGCGACAGCGGCTACCTCGTCAGCGTGCGCGGCTCCGGCAGCGTCACCCGCCTGCCGGGAGCGGCCGTGCACGCGGTGCCCTCGCTCGCGCCGGACTTCCTCGACTTCACCAAGGCGGCCCTGCCCGCCGTCCCCGAGCTGGCCGAGGCGTACACCCGCGCGGCGCAGGCGGCCCCCGAGCACTTCGACTCCGGTTCCTACGACACCGTCGGCCTGCCGGTGCTGCGCCGCGCGATCGCCGAGCGCTACACCGCGCGGGGTCTGCGCACCGAGCCCGGCCAGATCATGGTGACCATCGGCGCGCAGCACGCGATCGCGCTCGTCGCCCGCACCCTGCTCGCGCGGGGTGACCGGGCGCTGATCGAGGCCCCGACCTACCCGCACGCCTACGAGGCCCTCCGGCTGGCCGGCGCGCGGCTCGTGCCGGTGAACGTCGACGGGGCGGACGGCTGGGACGGAGAGGGCCTGATCGCCGCGCTGCGCGGCACGAGCCCGAGCCTGGCCTACCTGATGCCCGACTTCCACAACCCGACCGGCCGCTCCATGGCCCCCGAGCTGCGGGAGCGGGCGATCGCCGCCGCGGCCCGGCAGGGGACCCTGATCATCGCCGACGAGACGACGGCCGAGCTCGACATCGACCGGCGGATGTCGCCGCTGCCGTTCGCCGCCTACGGGCCCGAGGGGACGGTGCTCTCGATCGGCTCCGTCGGCAAGACGCTGTGGGGCGGCATCCGGATCGGCTGGATCCGCGCCGAGCGGGCGGTGATCCGCAAGCTGGCGCTGGCGCGCTCGGCGAGCGACCTCGGCACGCCGATCCTGGAGCAGCTCCTGGTCGCGGACATGCTCGGCCGGATGGACGGCGTGCTGGAGCTGCGGCGCTCGCAGCTGCGCGCCGGCCGCGACCACCTCGAGGCGGCCCTGGCGCGCGCGATCCCGGAGTGGAGCGTGCCGCGGGTCTCGGGCGGCCTCTCCACCTGGGTGGGCCTGGGCCGGCCGGCGAGCTCGCAGCTCGCGCTCGCCGCCCGGACGGCGGGCCTGCTGATCACCGCGGGCCCGCGCTTCGGGATCGACGGCGCCTTCGAGCGCTTCCTCCGCATCCCGATCGGCTACTCGCCCGAGGCGACCGACCGGGCCGTGGAGGCGCTCGCGACGGCGTGGGCGCAGGTCGCCCGGCACCCGGCGGCCGACCCGGGGTACCTCGCCGACGTGGTCTGA
- a CDS encoding efflux RND transporter permease subunit, giving the protein MHLLAVLSMKNRALIALVTVVIAVFGGVALTGLKQELAPSISFPQLAVVTSYPGAAPEVVNDDVSTPIETAIQGVPGLETTSATSSTDSSLISASFTYGTDLATAEQKILQAINRIKSTLPDGVDPQVVTGSLDDLPVLQLAVSSDGDADALAERLRTTVIPDLEKVEGVREAALVGETAQRVTITPDDAALAAAGLSTGDIRSALQQNGVLVAGGQITQDGSTFSVQSGVKLDSTDAIAALPLLPSAGASAGAGGAGASAGAGASAGSGASVGGSDVGAAAGGAAVTAEPTVTTLGSVATVAVTDAPVTSISRVNGQPALTLSITKLPAANTVDVSTGVAALLPDLEESIGDNAAFTPVFDQAPYIQESIASLAQEGALGLVFAVLVILLFLLSVRSTLVTAISIPTSVLITFIGLQTAGYTLNILTLGALTIAIGRVVDDSIVVIENIKRHLDAGEDRARTIAVAVREVAGAITASTITTVAVFLPISFVGGTTGELFRPFALTVSIALLASLVVALTIVPVLAYWFLRPSKRPAVRQAAQAALAEERAAAGGAPASGVPADTAAPVEEAPHHGAHAAPRRARGLQSVYGPIIHWTLKHSVVTVLLALLVLVGTGALYPLMKTNFLGSSGQDTFTVTQTVPVGQSLDAQDATAQQASTAILGVGGVETVQLTVGSSGGLQSAFGGGGGAGTSIRYSVTTDESADQEAVQADVRDALSGVASAEDISVAASSGFGASSDIEVDLSTASQSDLQSASDQLLEALRGTDGISQAESNLSSSLPYIAVRVDRDAAARAGLSEVAVGTIVSQALQPSQVGSVVIDDRTLSIYLADGQPPATVDELRNLEVPTLTGTVALSTLAAVEQTDGPASITTERGQRTATITVTPEGDDLALANVAVQNAIDATALPAGVDASLGGVTADQADAFSQLGIALLVAILIVYVVMVATFRSLLQPLLLLVSVPFAATGAILLQVITGVPLGVPSLIGVLMLIGIVVTNAIVLVDLVNQYRDRGMPVREALLHGTERRLRPILMTALATIFALLPMALGITGHGGFISQPLAIVVIGGLVSSTVLTLVVLPVVYNLVEGYRERRRAARAGKASA; this is encoded by the coding sequence GTGCATCTCCTCGCGGTCCTCAGCATGAAGAACCGGGCGCTCATCGCGCTCGTCACCGTCGTCATCGCCGTCTTCGGCGGAGTCGCCCTGACCGGGCTCAAGCAGGAGCTCGCGCCGTCGATCTCCTTCCCGCAGCTCGCCGTCGTCACGTCCTACCCGGGCGCCGCTCCAGAGGTGGTCAACGACGACGTCTCGACGCCGATCGAGACCGCCATCCAGGGGGTGCCGGGGCTCGAGACGACCAGCGCGACGTCCTCCACGGACTCCTCCCTCATCTCGGCGTCCTTCACCTACGGCACCGACCTCGCCACCGCCGAGCAGAAGATCCTGCAGGCGATCAACCGGATCAAGAGCACGCTCCCGGACGGCGTCGACCCGCAGGTGGTCACCGGCTCCCTCGACGACCTGCCGGTGCTGCAGCTCGCCGTGTCGAGCGACGGCGACGCGGACGCGCTGGCCGAGCGCCTGCGCACCACGGTCATCCCGGACCTGGAGAAGGTCGAGGGCGTGCGCGAGGCGGCGCTCGTCGGCGAGACCGCCCAGCGCGTCACGATCACTCCGGACGACGCGGCGCTCGCCGCGGCCGGCCTCTCGACCGGCGACATCCGCTCGGCCCTGCAGCAGAACGGCGTGCTCGTCGCGGGCGGACAGATCACCCAGGACGGGTCGACCTTCTCGGTGCAGTCGGGCGTCAAGCTCGACTCGACCGACGCGATCGCGGCGCTGCCGCTGCTGCCGTCCGCAGGTGCCTCCGCGGGTGCGGGCGGCGCCGGTGCGTCAGCGGGCGCGGGTGCCTCCGCGGGCTCCGGCGCTTCGGTCGGCGGCTCCGACGTCGGAGCGGCGGCGGGAGGCGCGGCCGTGACCGCAGAGCCGACGGTCACCACCCTCGGCTCCGTCGCGACCGTCGCCGTCACCGACGCCCCCGTCACCTCGATCTCGCGCGTCAACGGCCAGCCCGCCCTGACCCTCTCGATCACGAAGCTCCCGGCCGCGAACACCGTCGACGTGTCGACCGGCGTGGCCGCGCTGCTCCCGGACCTCGAGGAGTCGATAGGCGACAACGCCGCCTTCACCCCGGTCTTCGACCAGGCGCCCTACATCCAGGAGTCGATCGCGTCGCTCGCGCAGGAGGGGGCGCTCGGCCTCGTCTTCGCCGTGCTGGTGATCCTGCTGTTCCTGCTGTCGGTGCGCTCGACCCTGGTCACGGCCATCTCGATCCCGACGTCGGTGCTGATCACGTTCATCGGCCTGCAGACGGCCGGCTACACCCTCAACATCCTGACCCTCGGCGCGCTCACCATCGCGATCGGGCGTGTGGTCGACGACTCCATCGTCGTGATCGAGAACATCAAGCGGCACCTCGACGCGGGCGAGGACCGGGCCCGGACCATCGCGGTCGCCGTCCGCGAGGTCGCCGGCGCGATCACCGCCTCCACGATCACCACGGTCGCGGTGTTCCTGCCGATCTCGTTCGTCGGCGGCACCACGGGCGAGCTGTTCCGGCCCTTCGCGCTGACCGTGTCGATCGCCCTGCTCGCCTCCCTCGTGGTGGCGCTGACGATCGTGCCGGTGCTGGCCTACTGGTTCCTCCGCCCCTCGAAGCGGCCGGCGGTGCGCCAGGCTGCGCAGGCGGCGCTCGCGGAGGAGCGCGCGGCGGCCGGAGGGGCACCCGCCTCGGGGGTCCCGGCCGACACCGCCGCGCCGGTCGAGGAGGCCCCGCACCACGGCGCCCACGCCGCTCCCCGGCGGGCGCGCGGGCTGCAGTCGGTGTACGGCCCGATCATCCACTGGACGCTGAAGCACTCGGTCGTCACCGTCCTCCTCGCGCTGCTCGTGCTCGTCGGGACCGGTGCGCTGTACCCGCTGATGAAGACGAACTTCCTCGGCTCCAGCGGGCAGGACACCTTCACCGTCACCCAGACGGTCCCCGTCGGCCAGAGCCTCGACGCGCAGGACGCGACGGCGCAGCAGGCGAGCACGGCGATCCTCGGCGTCGGCGGCGTCGAGACCGTCCAGCTCACCGTCGGCTCCTCCGGCGGTCTGCAGAGCGCTTTCGGCGGGGGAGGAGGCGCCGGCACCTCGATCCGCTACTCCGTCACCACCGATGAGTCGGCCGACCAGGAGGCCGTGCAGGCGGACGTCCGCGACGCGCTGTCGGGCGTCGCCTCGGCCGAGGACATCAGCGTCGCCGCCTCCTCCGGCTTCGGCGCCTCCTCGGACATCGAGGTCGACCTCTCGACCGCCTCGCAGAGCGATCTCCAGAGCGCGAGCGACCAGCTCCTCGAGGCCCTGCGCGGGACCGACGGGATCAGCCAGGCCGAGAGCAACCTCTCCTCCTCGCTGCCCTACATCGCGGTGCGGGTCGACCGCGACGCCGCGGCCCGGGCGGGTCTCAGCGAGGTCGCCGTGGGCACGATCGTCAGCCAGGCGCTCCAGCCCAGCCAGGTCGGCAGCGTCGTGATCGACGACCGCACCCTCTCGATCTACCTGGCCGACGGGCAGCCGCCGGCCACCGTGGACGAGCTGCGGAACCTCGAGGTGCCGACCCTGACCGGCACCGTCGCGCTCTCCACCCTCGCGGCGGTCGAGCAGACGGACGGTCCGGCGAGCATCACCACCGAGCGCGGGCAGCGCACCGCGACCATCACCGTCACCCCGGAGGGCGACGACCTCGCCTTGGCCAATGTCGCCGTGCAGAACGCGATCGACGCGACGGCGCTTCCGGCCGGTGTCGACGCCTCCCTCGGCGGAGTGACCGCCGACCAGGCCGACGCGTTCTCGCAGCTGGGCATCGCGCTGCTGGTCGCGATCCTGATCGTCTACGTCGTGATGGTGGCGACGTTCCGCTCGCTCCTGCAGCCGCTGCTCCTGCTCGTGTCCGTGCCGTTCGCGGCGACCGGCGCGATCCTCCTGCAGGTGATCACCGGTGTGCCGCTGGGCGTGCCGTCCCTGATCGGCGTGCTGATGCTGATCGGCATCGTCGTCACGAACGCGATCGTGCTCGTGGACCTGGTGAACCAGTACCGCGATCGCGGGATGCCGGTGCGGGAGGCGCTGCTGCACGGCACCGAGCGGCGGCTCCGGCCCATCCTGATGACCGCCCTCGCGACGATCTTCGCCCTGCTGCCGATGGCGCTGGGGATCACGGGCCACGGCGGCTTCATCTCGCAGCCGCTGGCGATCGTCGTGATCGGCGGCCTGGTGTCCTCGACGGTGCTGACCCTCGTGGTCCTGCCCGTCGTCTACAACCTGGTCGAGGGGTATCGTGAGCGGCGGCGTGCCGCCCGCGCCGGGAAGGCGTCGGCATGA
- a CDS encoding endo-1,4-beta-xylanase produces the protein MTDFSPRLADALVTVLGADGAPLAHADVTVEQRRHAFAFGCTPPSTDPARAEERRLWLDLFDTATLPVYWGRFEPERGRTATEEVLAEARALAADGVRLKGHPLVWHYVKPEWLDALPLDEAEQLLRARIRREVGAFAGLIDTWDAINEVVIMPRFANEPDGVTNAVTRLAREKGRVGMVELAFSEARSVGTGPVLVLNDFDLGPEYERLIEDVLEAGIRPDAIGLQSHMHQGFRGEEQITAICDRFARFGLPLHWTETTLVSGELMPAEIEDLNDHVVEHWPTTPEGEARQADEMVRHYETLVAHPAVEAITYWGFDDAGAWLGAPGGFLRRDGSPKPAYEALRSRIRGDWWLEPTVLRTDAEGRIGVRAFAGDFALSSAGAGAAVSLPVGSSTAEVRLG, from the coding sequence ATGACCGACTTCAGCCCCCGTCTCGCCGACGCCCTCGTCACCGTCCTCGGTGCCGACGGCGCTCCGCTCGCCCACGCCGACGTGACGGTCGAGCAGCGACGCCACGCCTTCGCCTTCGGCTGCACCCCTCCGAGCACCGACCCCGCGCGCGCCGAGGAGCGCCGGCTCTGGCTCGACCTGTTCGACACGGCGACGCTCCCCGTCTACTGGGGCCGCTTCGAGCCGGAGCGCGGCCGCACCGCGACGGAGGAGGTGCTCGCCGAGGCGCGCGCGCTCGCCGCGGACGGCGTCCGCCTGAAGGGGCACCCGCTCGTCTGGCACTACGTGAAGCCGGAGTGGCTCGACGCGCTGCCGCTGGACGAGGCCGAGCAGCTCCTCCGCGCGCGCATCCGCCGGGAGGTGGGCGCCTTCGCCGGGCTGATCGACACCTGGGACGCGATCAACGAGGTCGTCATCATGCCGCGCTTCGCCAACGAGCCGGACGGCGTGACGAACGCCGTCACCCGCCTCGCCCGCGAGAAGGGACGCGTCGGCATGGTCGAGCTGGCCTTCTCGGAGGCACGCAGCGTCGGCACCGGACCGGTGCTCGTGCTGAACGACTTCGACCTCGGGCCCGAGTACGAGCGGCTGATCGAGGACGTGCTCGAGGCCGGGATCCGGCCCGATGCGATCGGCCTGCAGTCGCACATGCACCAGGGGTTCCGCGGGGAGGAGCAGATCACGGCGATCTGCGACAGGTTCGCGCGCTTCGGCCTGCCGCTGCACTGGACCGAGACCACCCTCGTCTCGGGCGAGCTGATGCCCGCCGAGATCGAGGACCTCAACGACCACGTGGTCGAGCACTGGCCGACCACTCCGGAGGGAGAGGCGCGGCAGGCGGACGAGATGGTGCGGCACTACGAGACGCTGGTCGCGCATCCGGCGGTCGAGGCGATCACCTACTGGGGCTTCGACGACGCCGGAGCCTGGCTCGGAGCGCCGGGCGGGTTCCTCCGCCGCGACGGGAGCCCGAAGCCGGCCTACGAGGCGCTGCGCTCGCGGATCCGCGGGGACTGGTGGCTCGAGCCGACGGTGCTCCGGACGGACGCCGAGGGGCGCATCGGCGTCCGGGCCTTCGCCGGGGACTTCGCGCTCTCGAGCGCGGGGGCGGGCGCTGCAGTGAGCCTCCCTGTCGGGTCGTCGACGGCGGAGGTCCGCCTGGGCTGA